From a region of the Pseudomonas fulva 12-X genome:
- a CDS encoding DUF998 domain-containing protein — protein MYGNGTLKAGYFAGLITPLWLALGVAIAGALYPGYSHVDQAMSLLGAEGAPTQGISPLINNFPLGGLFLLFGASVLRRFDNLWARLSGLLIMLHGLGSFGTGYFACDAGCAPANPSTSQNLHNLAGLIMAFSLLLASGLWVWLARRVLASPGFSWFSLACTLVALGALPLMAGALESGHGFGLFQRINYGASLLWVAALALMLLRRPG, from the coding sequence ATGTACGGCAACGGGACGCTCAAGGCCGGGTATTTCGCAGGATTGATCACGCCCTTGTGGCTGGCGCTGGGGGTGGCCATCGCCGGTGCGCTGTATCCCGGCTACAGCCATGTCGATCAGGCCATGAGCCTGTTGGGCGCCGAGGGTGCGCCGACGCAAGGTATCTCGCCGCTGATCAACAACTTCCCATTGGGCGGGCTGTTTTTGCTGTTCGGTGCCAGCGTGCTGCGGCGCTTCGACAACCTCTGGGCGCGCCTGAGCGGCCTGCTGATCATGCTCCACGGCCTGGGCAGTTTCGGCACCGGTTATTTCGCCTGTGACGCCGGCTGTGCGCCGGCGAATCCGTCGACCAGCCAGAACCTGCACAACCTCGCCGGGCTGATCATGGCCTTCAGCCTTTTGCTGGCCAGCGGGCTGTGGGTTTGGCTGGCTCGCCGTGTGCTCGCCTCGCCCGGCTTCTCCTGGTTTTCGCTGGCCTGCACGCTGGTTGCCCTTGGCGCCTTGCCACTGATGGCCGGCGCACTGGAGAGCGGTCACGGCTTTGGGCTCTTTCAGCGCATCAATTACGGCGCATCGCTGCTGTGGGTGGCTGCTCTGGCGCTGATGCTGTTGCGCCGTCCGGGCTGA